One Mycobacterium sp. SMC-4 DNA window includes the following coding sequences:
- a CDS encoding xanthine dehydrogenase family protein subunit M translates to MKPAAFAYHRPDTLTEAAAILGNLGDDAKVLAGGQSLVPMLNMRLTHFENLVDISRVGELCGIDLLDGAVRVGATTSHALVGLDDEVAESVPLLTLATPHIGHFQIRTRGTLGGAIAHADPAAEYAAVALALDAEIEATSTRGTRMMPAADFFTGLWENSLTADEILSAVRFPVWQGRCGFAVEEFARRHGDFAIAGAVTAIELDQSDRVLRCGIGLLGLGSTPLRGTAAEAAVLGRAVGDLDDEALDEIGRLMMDAIDDIPADLQGSATYRARVGSTMVARALGKALASVSPQMQGT, encoded by the coding sequence GTGAAACCCGCCGCGTTCGCCTATCACCGCCCGGACACATTGACCGAGGCCGCCGCCATTCTGGGCAACCTCGGTGACGATGCGAAAGTCCTGGCCGGGGGCCAGAGCCTGGTGCCGATGCTCAACATGCGGCTCACCCACTTCGAGAACCTCGTCGACATCTCCCGCGTCGGCGAGCTGTGCGGTATCGACCTCCTCGACGGCGCAGTCCGCGTCGGAGCAACCACGTCGCACGCGCTGGTCGGCCTCGACGACGAGGTCGCCGAATCGGTGCCGCTACTGACGCTGGCCACCCCACACATCGGCCACTTCCAGATCCGCACCCGCGGCACGCTGGGCGGCGCCATCGCCCACGCCGACCCGGCCGCCGAATACGCCGCCGTCGCACTGGCGCTCGATGCCGAGATTGAGGCGACCTCGACCCGCGGCACCCGGATGATGCCCGCGGCCGACTTCTTCACCGGGCTCTGGGAGAACTCGCTGACCGCCGACGAGATCCTGAGCGCCGTGCGCTTCCCGGTGTGGCAGGGCCGGTGCGGATTCGCTGTCGAGGAATTCGCCCGCCGCCACGGTGACTTCGCGATCGCCGGCGCAGTCACGGCGATCGAACTCGATCAGTCCGACCGGGTCCTCCGGTGCGGTATCGGCCTGTTGGGGCTGGGCTCGACCCCGCTGCGGGGCACAGCCGCCGAAGCTGCTGTGCTGGGTCGCGCAGTCGGTGATCTCGACGACGAAGCCCTCGACGAGATCGGCCGATTGATGATGGATGCCATCGACGACATTCCCGCCGACCTGCAGGGCTCGGCGACCTACCGGGCCCGGGTGGGCTCGACCATGGTGGCGCGGGCGCTGGGTAAGGCGCTGGCGTCGGTGAGCCCCCAGATGCAAGGAACGTGA
- a CDS encoding (2Fe-2S)-binding protein, producing MHETPVELTVNGHPVRHVVEPRLTLADYLREKCGLTGTHLGCEHGACGACTVLLDGQAVRSCLVFAVQVDGQEVTTVEGVGGEDGALSPVQAALRECHGLQCGFCTPGFVTSITALLRENPSPTDEEIREGLSGNFCRCTGYQGIVNAVKRAAEAT from the coding sequence ATGCACGAGACCCCTGTCGAGCTGACGGTGAACGGCCACCCGGTCCGCCACGTCGTGGAGCCGCGGCTCACGCTGGCCGACTACCTGCGGGAGAAGTGCGGACTGACCGGAACACATCTGGGCTGCGAGCACGGTGCGTGCGGGGCGTGCACCGTACTGCTCGACGGCCAAGCCGTGCGCTCGTGTTTGGTTTTCGCCGTACAGGTCGACGGCCAGGAAGTCACCACGGTCGAAGGCGTCGGCGGCGAGGACGGCGCGCTCTCACCGGTGCAGGCCGCCCTGCGCGAATGCCACGGTCTGCAATGCGGTTTCTGCACACCGGGTTTCGTCACCAGCATCACCGCGCTGCTGCGCGAGAACCCGTCCCCCACCGACGAGGAGATCCGCGAGGGCCTCTCGGGCAACTTCTGCCGGTGCACCGGCTACCAAGGCATCGTCAACGCGGTGAAACGCGCGGCCGAAGCGACCTAG
- a CDS encoding SDR family oxidoreductase, protein MQISLADRTILVTGGGSGIGKGVAAAVVAAGGNAMLMGRTADKLAAAADEITAAAGATGGTVRYEAGDITNEDDVIRAVAAATSWTGRLHGVVNCAGGSDTIGPIPQLDSAAWRNLLDLNVNGTFYVLKHSAREMVRGGGGSFVGISSIAASNTHRWFGAYGVSKAAVDHLMKLAADELGPSWVRVNCLRPGLIRTDLVAAIFMSPEVSGDYAEATPLPRPGEVEDVAEAAVFLLSDASSYITGQVINVDGGMTLRRGPDFSSMLEPVFGADGLRGVVAD, encoded by the coding sequence GTGCAGATTTCGTTGGCGGACAGGACGATCCTGGTCACCGGTGGTGGCAGTGGTATCGGTAAGGGGGTGGCCGCGGCAGTGGTGGCCGCCGGCGGCAACGCGATGCTGATGGGACGCACGGCTGACAAGCTGGCCGCCGCCGCCGACGAAATCACCGCCGCCGCGGGTGCGACCGGTGGCACGGTGCGCTACGAGGCCGGCGACATCACCAACGAGGACGACGTGATCCGGGCGGTGGCGGCCGCGACATCGTGGACCGGCCGGCTGCACGGCGTGGTGAACTGCGCCGGTGGCAGCGACACCATCGGCCCGATCCCGCAGCTGGACTCCGCAGCCTGGCGCAATCTGCTCGACCTCAACGTCAATGGCACGTTCTACGTGCTCAAGCACTCGGCCCGGGAGATGGTCCGCGGCGGTGGCGGCTCGTTCGTCGGGATCTCGTCGATCGCGGCCTCCAACACGCACCGCTGGTTCGGTGCCTACGGTGTGTCCAAGGCTGCGGTCGATCACCTGATGAAATTGGCCGCCGACGAACTCGGTCCGTCCTGGGTGCGGGTCAACTGCCTGCGTCCCGGCCTGATCCGCACCGACCTGGTCGCGGCGATCTTCATGTCCCCGGAGGTCAGCGGCGACTACGCCGAGGCCACCCCGTTGCCCCGTCCCGGTGAGGTCGAGGATGTGGCCGAGGCTGCGGTGTTCCTGCTCAGTGATGCGTCGAGCTACATCACCGGTCAGGTGATCAATGTCGACGGTGGCATGACGCTGCGCCGCGGCCCGGACTTCTCGTCGATGCTGGAGCCGGTGTTCGGCGCCGACGGCCTGCGCGGCGTCGTCGCCGACTGA
- a CDS encoding enoyl-CoA hydratase, with amino-acid sequence MTAPEQVEYESLDDGRIARIWLNRPDAQNAQSRTLLVQLDNAFARAEADDEVRVVILAARGKNFSAGHDLGSEAALAERAPGPDQHPTFRSNGATRPAIAEKTYLQEWHYFFENTSRWRDLRKITIASVQGNAISAALMLIWACDLIVASDDARFSDVVAVRMGMPGVEFYAHPWEFGPRKAKELLLTGDAIDADEAHRLGMVSKIFPRDDLEDKTLEFARRIADRPTMAALLVKDSVNAASDAMGFTEALRHAFHIHELGHAHWAAYNENRFPIGMPPNVPDWRTLGAPKLARHDQP; translated from the coding sequence GTGACAGCACCAGAGCAGGTCGAATACGAATCCCTCGACGACGGGCGAATCGCGCGCATCTGGCTGAACCGGCCCGATGCGCAGAATGCCCAGTCGCGGACGTTGCTGGTTCAGCTCGACAACGCCTTCGCCCGCGCCGAGGCCGACGACGAGGTCCGCGTGGTGATCCTCGCCGCGCGCGGCAAGAACTTCTCGGCCGGGCACGACCTGGGTTCGGAGGCCGCGCTGGCCGAGCGTGCGCCCGGGCCCGACCAGCATCCGACCTTCCGGTCCAACGGTGCCACCCGTCCGGCCATCGCCGAGAAGACCTACCTGCAGGAGTGGCACTACTTCTTCGAGAACACCTCCCGGTGGCGCGATCTTCGCAAGATCACCATCGCGTCGGTGCAGGGCAACGCGATCTCGGCAGCGCTGATGTTGATCTGGGCGTGCGATCTGATCGTCGCCTCCGACGACGCCCGGTTCAGTGACGTGGTCGCGGTGCGGATGGGTATGCCCGGCGTGGAGTTCTACGCGCACCCGTGGGAGTTCGGCCCGCGTAAGGCCAAGGAACTGCTGCTGACCGGCGATGCGATCGACGCCGACGAGGCGCACCGGCTCGGCATGGTGTCCAAGATCTTCCCGCGCGACGACCTCGAGGATAAGACGCTCGAGTTCGCTCGCCGGATTGCCGACCGGCCCACCATGGCCGCGCTGCTGGTCAAGGACTCGGTCAACGCGGCCAGCGACGCGATGGGTTTCACCGAGGCGCTGCGCCACGCATTCCACATCCACGAGCTGGGCCACGCGCACTGGGCCGCCTACAACGAAAACCGCTTCCCGATCGGCATGCCGCCCAATGTTCCGGACTGGCGCACACTGGGGGCGCCGAAGCTGGCCCGCCACGACCAGCCGTGA
- a CDS encoding trehalose-6-phosphate synthase, with protein MTSESGPEVRSGADFVVVANRLPIDMVRQPDGTVEWKRSPGGLVTALEPLLRRRRGAWIGWAGVPHDADDPHAEQPIAQDDMYLVPVRLSADDVAQYYEGFSNATLWPLYHDVIVKPTYHRKWWDRYVEVNRRFAQATADTAAEGATVWVQDYQLQLVPKMLRMLRPDLTIGFFLHIPFPPVELFMQMPWRREIIEGLLGADLVGFHLPGGAQNFLILARRLLGANTSRASVGVRSRFGEVAHGFRSVKVGAFPISIDSNDLDQQARSRAIRQRAKELRAELGNPRKILLGVDRLDYTKGIDVRLRAFSELLEEGRINRDDTVLVQLATPSRERVESYIAMREDIERQVGHINGEYGEVGHPVVHYLHRPIPREDLVAFFVAADVMLVTPLRDGMNLVAKEYVACRSDLGGALVLSEFTGAAAELRQAYLANPHDLDGVRNAIEAALNQSPEEGRRRMRALRRQVLAHDVDLWARAFLEALATPH; from the coding sequence ATGACGTCCGAGAGCGGTCCCGAGGTCCGCTCCGGAGCCGACTTCGTCGTGGTGGCCAACCGGCTGCCGATCGACATGGTCCGCCAGCCCGACGGCACCGTTGAGTGGAAACGCAGTCCGGGTGGGCTGGTCACTGCCCTGGAGCCGTTGTTGCGCCGCCGCCGGGGCGCCTGGATCGGCTGGGCCGGCGTACCGCACGATGCCGACGATCCACACGCCGAGCAGCCCATCGCGCAGGACGACATGTACCTGGTCCCGGTGCGGTTGTCCGCCGACGACGTCGCCCAGTACTACGAGGGGTTCTCCAACGCCACGCTGTGGCCGCTCTATCACGACGTCATCGTCAAACCGACCTACCACCGGAAATGGTGGGACCGCTACGTCGAGGTCAACCGCCGCTTCGCCCAGGCCACCGCCGACACCGCCGCCGAGGGGGCCACGGTGTGGGTGCAGGACTACCAGCTGCAGCTGGTGCCGAAGATGTTGCGGATGCTGCGACCCGACCTGACCATCGGGTTCTTCCTGCACATCCCGTTCCCTCCGGTCGAGTTGTTCATGCAGATGCCGTGGCGCCGCGAGATCATCGAAGGCCTGTTGGGCGCCGACCTGGTCGGCTTCCACCTGCCCGGTGGCGCACAGAACTTCCTGATCCTGGCCCGTCGGTTGCTCGGCGCCAACACCTCACGCGCCTCGGTCGGCGTGCGGTCGCGCTTCGGCGAGGTGGCGCACGGTTTCCGCTCGGTCAAGGTCGGCGCCTTCCCGATCTCGATCGATTCCAACGACCTCGACCAGCAGGCTCGTAGCCGAGCCATCCGGCAGCGGGCCAAGGAACTGCGCGCCGAGTTGGGCAACCCTCGCAAGATTCTGCTCGGGGTGGACCGGCTGGACTACACCAAGGGCATCGACGTGCGGCTGCGGGCGTTCTCCGAGCTGCTCGAAGAGGGCCGGATCAACCGCGACGACACTGTCCTGGTGCAGCTGGCCACCCCCAGCCGCGAGCGTGTGGAGAGCTACATCGCCATGCGCGAAGACATCGAGCGCCAGGTCGGCCACATCAACGGCGAGTACGGCGAGGTCGGTCACCCGGTTGTGCATTACCTGCATCGCCCGATCCCGCGCGAGGATCTGGTGGCATTCTTCGTCGCCGCCGACGTGATGCTGGTGACACCGCTGCGCGACGGGATGAACCTCGTCGCCAAGGAGTACGTCGCCTGCCGCAGCGACCTCGGGGGCGCTCTGGTGCTCAGTGAATTCACCGGTGCGGCCGCCGAGCTACGCCAGGCTTATCTGGCCAACCCGCACGATCTCGACGGGGTCAGGAACGCGATCGAGGCTGCGCTGAACCAGTCACCGGAAGAAGGCCGACGGCGGATGCGAGCGCTGCGCCGTCAGGTGTTGGCCCACGATGTCGACCTCTGGGCGCGGGCCTTCCTGGAGGCGCTGGCCACCCCGCACTGA
- a CDS encoding mammalian cell entry protein codes for MSTWTARMVGSLTVVLATVVVVLAAVGGALYWGAVQRGGEQSAREEVTPLAREQIPRVFGFDYQTVEANFTEVYQFLTPEYRREFADRTNNDIIPQARERQLVSQANVVGAGVLDAQRTTASVMVYMNRTVTEKAGNPVYDGSRLRVDYQKIDGKWLIDYITPI; via the coding sequence ATGAGCACCTGGACGGCCAGGATGGTCGGCTCGCTCACGGTGGTGTTGGCGACGGTGGTGGTGGTGCTGGCCGCGGTGGGCGGCGCGCTGTACTGGGGCGCGGTGCAGCGTGGCGGCGAACAGTCCGCCCGCGAAGAGGTCACTCCGCTTGCACGGGAACAGATCCCGCGTGTATTCGGGTTCGACTACCAGACGGTGGAGGCCAACTTCACCGAGGTGTACCAGTTCCTGACCCCGGAGTACCGCCGGGAGTTCGCCGATCGCACCAACAACGACATCATCCCGCAGGCGCGCGAACGCCAACTCGTCAGCCAGGCCAATGTCGTCGGGGCCGGGGTGCTCGATGCACAGCGCACGACCGCATCGGTGATGGTGTACATGAATCGCACCGTCACCGAAAAAGCCGGCAACCCGGTCTATGACGGCAGCCGGCTGCGGGTCGACTACCAGAAGATCGACGGCAAATGGCTGATCGACTACATCACGCCGATCTGA
- a CDS encoding mammalian cell entry protein — MTDEQNGAVTTKPAPRQRRKASRAAGPAEGSAAAVSIPVASVPVRPITPAGPPPRRSPNRRGVLVVSLAATVVLVAALSWAVFALLAQQRADDAVAQREQRYVDTASQVVVNMFSYHQDTIEESVNRFVDSTSGPLRDMLSQDNNVDNLKAIFRSTMANSEAVINGAALESIDDISGNAQVLVSVRVTVTDLDGTDAPSQPYRLRITVHEDDNGHMTGYDVTYPDGGN; from the coding sequence GTGACTGATGAACAGAACGGGGCCGTAACAACCAAACCTGCCCCGCGGCAACGCCGGAAGGCATCCCGCGCAGCGGGACCTGCCGAGGGCAGCGCTGCCGCGGTCAGTATCCCGGTCGCGTCCGTCCCGGTCCGTCCGATCACCCCTGCCGGGCCACCTCCGCGCCGGTCGCCGAACCGCCGGGGTGTGCTGGTCGTGTCGTTGGCCGCTACGGTGGTCCTGGTGGCCGCGCTGTCGTGGGCGGTGTTCGCGCTTCTGGCCCAACAGCGTGCCGACGACGCCGTCGCGCAGCGCGAACAACGTTATGTCGATACCGCTTCGCAGGTCGTCGTGAACATGTTCAGCTACCACCAGGACACCATCGAAGAGAGCGTGAACCGGTTCGTCGACAGCACCAGCGGTCCGCTGCGGGACATGCTCAGCCAGGACAACAACGTCGACAACCTCAAGGCGATCTTCCGCAGCACCATGGCCAACTCCGAGGCGGTCATCAACGGCGCAGCGCTGGAGAGCATCGACGACATCTCCGGTAACGCCCAGGTGCTGGTGTCGGTCCGGGTGACGGTGACCGACCTCGACGGCACCGATGCGCCGTCGCAGCCCTACCGGCTGCGTATCACCGTGCATGAGGATGACAACGGCCACATGACCGGCTACGACGTCACCTATCCCGACGGGGGCAACTGA
- a CDS encoding MCE family protein: protein MIDRLTRIQLSIFALVTIITVGATALFYLQVPAALGIGVYNVSANFAAGGGIYENANVTYRGVTIGRVESVRLSDDSVVARMRLNSATPVPANVTATVKSMSAIGEQYIDLVPPEDASPEMLADGADIGMDRTAIGQDIAGLLDQADLLVTNISNTRLQDLLRETFDAFNGSGPELARMIESARLLVDEANANYQPVEQLIDQAGPLLAAQIRSGDDIRSLADGLARVTTEVANADPQLRTTLQTAPGAVEVANQTFTGIRPSFPMLAANLANAGRIGVIYHKSIEQALVIFPALFSALLTVAGGVPADEGGKLDFKIDLGDPPPCSVGFIPPTQIRSPADTTVRELPTDMYCKVPHNDPSVVRGARNYPCMEYPGKRAPTIQLCRDPEGYVPIGNNPWRGPPVPVGTPIEDGRNILPPNKFPMIPPQVDPDPGPPVVQLPPGVPPGPGPAPHAPFPLPVPPAEPGIPPPWPYFSPPDHVVPPYGRTPPAPAPAPAPPAPAPAPGPLPAEAALASGTSVATYDQNTGVFIDPQGGAGVFAPGLAKQAPAENWVDLMLSPEQA from the coding sequence ATGATCGATCGTCTGACGCGCATCCAGCTGAGCATCTTCGCGCTGGTCACCATCATCACCGTCGGTGCGACCGCGCTGTTCTACCTGCAGGTGCCGGCCGCGCTGGGCATCGGTGTCTACAACGTGTCGGCGAACTTCGCCGCCGGCGGTGGGATCTATGAGAACGCCAACGTCACTTATCGGGGCGTGACCATCGGGCGGGTGGAGTCCGTTCGGTTGTCTGACGACAGCGTGGTCGCGCGGATGCGGCTGAACAGCGCCACTCCGGTGCCGGCCAACGTGACCGCGACCGTCAAGAGCATGTCGGCCATCGGTGAGCAGTACATCGACCTCGTCCCGCCGGAGGACGCGTCACCGGAGATGCTGGCCGATGGTGCCGACATCGGCATGGACCGCACCGCGATCGGTCAGGACATCGCCGGGTTGCTCGACCAGGCCGACCTACTGGTCACCAACATCAGCAACACCCGGCTGCAGGACCTACTGCGCGAAACTTTCGATGCGTTCAACGGCTCGGGTCCCGAACTGGCCAGGATGATCGAGTCCGCGCGGCTGCTGGTCGACGAGGCCAACGCCAATTATCAGCCGGTCGAGCAGCTCATCGACCAGGCCGGACCGCTGCTGGCGGCGCAGATCCGCAGCGGGGATGACATCCGGTCGCTCGCCGACGGGCTGGCGCGGGTGACCACCGAGGTCGCCAACGCCGATCCGCAGTTGCGCACCACGCTGCAGACTGCGCCCGGCGCCGTCGAGGTGGCCAACCAGACCTTCACCGGCATCCGGCCGTCCTTCCCGATGCTGGCGGCCAATCTGGCCAATGCCGGACGGATCGGCGTGATCTACCACAAGTCGATCGAGCAGGCGCTGGTGATCTTCCCGGCGTTGTTCTCCGCGCTGCTCACCGTCGCCGGCGGGGTGCCGGCCGACGAGGGTGGCAAGCTGGACTTCAAGATCGACCTCGGGGACCCGCCGCCATGCTCGGTGGGTTTCATCCCGCCGACGCAGATCCGCTCCCCGGCCGACACCACGGTGCGGGAACTGCCCACCGACATGTACTGCAAGGTGCCGCACAACGATCCCAGCGTGGTCCGCGGTGCCCGCAACTACCCCTGCATGGAGTATCCGGGTAAGCGCGCGCCGACGATCCAGCTGTGCCGCGATCCCGAGGGGTACGTGCCCATCGGCAACAATCCGTGGCGCGGCCCGCCGGTGCCGGTGGGAACCCCGATCGAGGACGGCCGCAACATCCTGCCGCCGAACAAGTTCCCGATGATCCCGCCGCAGGTGGATCCGGATCCGGGCCCACCGGTGGTGCAGCTGCCGCCGGGTGTGCCACCCGGCCCCGGGCCTGCGCCGCACGCTCCGTTCCCGCTGCCGGTGCCGCCGGCCGAGCCGGGCATCCCGCCGCCGTGGCCGTACTTCTCGCCGCCCGACCACGTGGTGCCGCCCTACGGCCGCACCCCGCCGGCACCTGCCCCGGCCCCGGCACCGCCGGCCCCAGCGCCCGCACCCGGTCCGCTGCCGGCCGAAGCGGCGCTGGCCAGCGGTACCTCGGTGGCCACCTATGATCAGAACACCGGCGTCTTCATCGATCCGCAGGGCGGTGCCGGCGTCTTCGCGCCGGGCCTGGCCAAGCAGGCGCCGGCCGAGAACTGGGTGGATTTGATGTTGTCTCCGGAGCAGGCGTAG
- a CDS encoding MCE family protein, whose protein sequence is MRTLTRMSVRTVAIGSGAALLAGCQFGGLNSLNMPGTAGHGAGSYSITVELPDVATLPQNSPVMVDDVTVGSVSGIDAVQRADGTFYAAVQLSLQGNVNLPENSEVRVAQTSLLGSQHVELAPPVDERPVGRLGDGSRIPVDRAGRYPTTEEVLAALGVVVNKGNLGALQDITDEAYAAVAGRRDRFTDLIPRLAELTASLQEQTDDIIAAAEGLNRFAGILARSQDSLGRTLDTLPEALEVLNNNRATIVETFTALRSFANVASRILSQTKDDFTADLVSLYPVIKALSENRSAFVSDLQLLPTFPFVSKNIKRAVRGDYLNVFVTFDLTLRRLGESVFTTSLGLDPNMKRMDEIINPPDFLIGSMANLSGQAADPFKIPPGSAGGEPPR, encoded by the coding sequence ATGAGAACCCTGACGCGGATGTCGGTGCGCACCGTCGCGATCGGTAGCGGTGCTGCACTGCTGGCTGGTTGCCAGTTCGGCGGGCTCAACTCGCTGAACATGCCCGGTACCGCCGGACACGGCGCGGGTTCGTATTCGATCACCGTCGAGTTGCCCGATGTCGCGACGCTGCCGCAGAACTCGCCGGTGATGGTCGATGACGTCACGGTCGGCAGTGTGTCGGGCATCGACGCGGTCCAGCGCGCGGACGGGACCTTCTATGCGGCGGTCCAGTTGTCCCTCCAAGGAAACGTCAACCTGCCGGAAAACTCCGAGGTGCGGGTGGCCCAGACGTCGTTGCTTGGTTCCCAGCATGTGGAATTGGCTCCTCCCGTCGACGAGCGCCCGGTGGGCCGGCTCGGTGACGGGTCGCGCATCCCGGTCGATCGGGCCGGTCGCTATCCCACCACCGAAGAGGTGCTGGCCGCGTTGGGCGTGGTGGTCAACAAAGGCAATCTCGGTGCGTTGCAGGACATCACCGACGAGGCTTACGCGGCGGTCGCGGGCCGTCGGGACCGCTTCACCGACCTGATCCCGCGGCTGGCCGAGCTGACAGCGTCGCTGCAGGAGCAGACCGACGACATCATCGCCGCCGCCGAGGGATTGAACCGCTTCGCCGGAATCCTGGCCCGCAGCCAGGACAGCCTGGGCCGCACCCTCGACACCCTTCCCGAGGCACTCGAGGTGCTCAACAACAACCGCGCCACCATCGTCGAGACGTTCACCGCGCTGCGCAGCTTCGCCAACGTCGCCTCGCGGATCCTCTCGCAGACCAAGGACGATTTCACCGCGGATCTGGTCAGCCTGTATCCGGTCATCAAGGCGCTCAGCGAGAACCGGTCGGCATTTGTCAGTGATCTGCAGCTGTTGCCCACGTTCCCGTTCGTCAGCAAGAACATCAAGCGCGCGGTGCGCGGTGACTACCTCAACGTGTTCGTGACCTTCGATCTGACGCTGCGCCGCCTCGGTGAGTCGGTGTTCACCACGTCGCTGGGGCTCGATCCGAACATGAAGCGGATGGACGAGATCATCAACCCGCCCGACTTCCTGATCGGGTCGATGGCCAACCTGTCCGGACAGGCCGCCGATCCGTTCAAGATCCCGCCGGGTAGCGCCGGAGGGGAGCCGCCGCGATGA